The following are from one region of the Ptychodera flava strain L36383 chromosome 15, AS_Pfla_20210202, whole genome shotgun sequence genome:
- the LOC139151075 gene encoding xaa-Arg dipeptidase-like, with the protein MTDLESAKLKACEAIDKAATELNSLSQEIWKNPELNFEEHHAHQVLTDFLEKNGFKVERKFVVDTAFRATFGSQENGGINACVICEYDALPEIGHACGHNLIAEAGAGAGLGIKAAMEAAGKPLGKLTVMGTPAEEGGGGKVKLIDAGAFKDIDLAMMVHPADSGCDAANIPTLAIIDLVVTFHGKASHAAYAPWEGVNALDAAVMFYQNMSVMRQQMKPTWRIHAVISNGGAKPNIIPEKSEVNFYLRAPTEAELSELKERALACAEGAAKATGCKMEHKQLMHYSNLLVNKLLAGVFIQNAERLGVKFLTEEELAKKSAGSTDMGNVTYEVPGIHPIYGLQTDSVNHSKGFTAATGAPEAQEPTLVQAKAMAMTVLDIFFKGGPIMKQIREDFEEAIEKSKGQ; encoded by the exons ATGACAGACCTGGAGAGTGCCAAGCTAAAAGCTTGCGAAGCCATCGATAAGGCAGCGACTGAGCTGAATTCACTCAGTcaagaaatttggaaaaatccGGAACTGAATTTCGAAGAACATCACGCCCATCAGGTTCTGACCGattttttggagaaaaatgGTTTCAAGGTGGAGAGGAAGTTTGTAGTGGACACTGCCTTCAGGGCGACGTTTGGTTCTCAAGAAAATGGTGGCATCAACGCGTGTGTGATCTGTGAATATGACGCCTTGCCAGAGATTGGCCATGCATGTGGACACAATCTGATCGCAGAGGCGGGAGCTGGTGCTGGATTAGGGATCAAAGCAGCTATGGAAGCAGCTGGAAAACCACTGGGAAAG CTCACTGTGATGGGGACGCCGGCCGAGGAAGGAGGTGGCGGTAAGGTCAAATTGATTGACGCTGGGGCattcaaggacattgaccttgcCATGATGGTCCATCCAGCCGATTCAGGATGTGACGCGGCAAATATACCAACCCTTGCAATCATAGA CTTAGTTGTTACATTCCACGGCAAGGCATCGCATGCCGCCTATGCACCATGGGAAGGGGTCAATGCCCTGGACGCTGCGGTGATGTTCTACCAGAAtatgtcggtgatgaggcagcagATGAAGCCAACGTGGCGTATCCATG CGGTGATATCTAATGGCGGGGCAAAACCAAACATCATACCGGAGAAGTCAGAGGTGAACTTTTATCTCCGAGCTCCGACAGAAGCAGAACTGTCTGAATTGAAAGAACGAGCACTTGCGTGCGCCGAGGGAGCTGCAAAGGCTACTGGGTGTAAG ATGGAACACAAACAACTGATGCATTATTCAAATCTCCTCGTCAATAAATTGCTAGCTGGAGTGTTCATTCAGAATGCCGAAAGATTGGGCGTAAAGTTCTTGACTGAAGAGGAGCTCGCTAAAAAGTCAGCGGGGTCGACCGATATGGGCAATGTTACCTACGAAGTGCCTGGTATCCACCCAATATATGGATTGCAGACCGATTCTGTGAATCATTCAAAAGGGTTTACAGCCGCAACAG GAGCACCTGAGGCTCAAGAACCAACCCTGGTCCAAGCCAAGGCCATGGCTATGACAGTCCTGGATATCTTCTTCAAAGGTGGTCCCATCATGAAACAGATCAGAGAAGATTTTGAAGAAGCTATTGAGAAGAGTAAAGGTCAATGA